The proteins below are encoded in one region of Mycolicibacterium neworleansense:
- a CDS encoding leucine-rich repeat domain-containing protein: MGNEHRPDSTESYRDVSSPLTAEMLAPLSPESPGVAIDEPLTDDDFRTVAEFITDYPDKKVYVSQLETPEWSSRSFVERPITDLEFLRFFPSLQRFACNLFYLKSLDGLQHLKACTWLQIFKSPARLSAAPIGELAGLDYLMLDGQVRDLDTLKTLPNLTTLSLGYARKLPGLDFLPAGLRTFYMNRGSITDISALADTQVEKLSFFKVGALSDLSPVSQVTSLRHLHLYHLREVTNLPDMSALTDLTDLIIDDLKNLSDTRPVLTAPNLTNLSVTNLPSIDPQAWEQTWKTWIQQGRPPFWD, from the coding sequence GTGGGCAACGAGCATCGTCCAGACAGCACGGAAAGCTACCGCGACGTCTCCTCGCCGCTCACGGCTGAGATGCTGGCGCCATTGTCGCCGGAGTCGCCAGGGGTTGCGATCGATGAGCCCCTCACCGACGACGACTTCCGCACAGTCGCCGAATTCATCACTGATTATCCCGACAAAAAAGTCTATGTGTCACAGCTTGAAACGCCAGAGTGGAGTTCCCGCTCATTCGTTGAGCGCCCGATCACCGATCTGGAGTTTCTGCGGTTCTTCCCGAGCCTGCAGCGATTCGCCTGCAATCTGTTCTATCTGAAATCCCTTGACGGACTGCAACACCTGAAGGCCTGCACATGGCTGCAGATCTTCAAAAGCCCGGCACGGCTATCAGCCGCGCCGATCGGGGAACTCGCCGGGCTCGACTATCTGATGCTCGACGGCCAAGTCCGCGACCTCGACACCCTCAAAACGCTGCCTAACCTGACCACCTTGAGCCTGGGATACGCCCGCAAACTCCCCGGCCTCGACTTCCTACCGGCCGGCTTGCGCACCTTCTACATGAACCGCGGCAGCATCACCGACATCAGCGCCCTGGCCGACACCCAGGTGGAGAAACTGTCGTTCTTCAAAGTTGGAGCATTGTCCGACCTCAGCCCCGTCTCCCAAGTCACCAGCCTGCGCCACCTACACCTCTACCACCTACGCGAGGTCACCAACCTCCCCGACATGAGCGCGCTGACCGACCTAACCGACCTCATCATCGACGACCTCAAAAACCTGTCCGACACCCGTCCCGTGCTCACCGCACCCAACCTGACCAACCTCTCCGTCACCAACCTGCCCAGCATCGACCCCCAAGCCTGGGAACAAACCTGGAAAACGTGGATTCAACAAGGCCGCCCACCGTTCTGGGATTAA
- a CDS encoding DUF732 domain-containing protein, which yields MFSRGVKTRVFATAVGVVALTASFGVSPAHADAQDDQFFAIVNDLKIPTTSAEEAGTVGRGVCDALTKGRIEPARTVRGVISQLMNQAGIDKHQAANLVRGAVKVYCPQNAPLVGR from the coding sequence ATGTTCTCCCGGGGCGTGAAAACTCGAGTCTTCGCGACCGCGGTCGGCGTTGTCGCGCTGACGGCGTCATTCGGGGTCTCGCCGGCACACGCGGACGCCCAGGACGACCAGTTCTTCGCCATCGTCAACGATCTGAAAATTCCCACCACCTCCGCCGAAGAGGCCGGCACGGTCGGCCGCGGCGTCTGTGACGCGCTCACGAAAGGCAGGATCGAGCCCGCGCGCACGGTGCGGGGAGTCATCAGCCAGCTGATGAATCAGGCGGGCATCGACAAGCATCAGGCGGCGAACCTGGTGCGGGGTGCGGTCAAGGTCTACTGCCCGCAGAACGCCCCGCTCGTCGGCCGCTGA
- a CDS encoding L,D-transpeptidase, protein MTEWTRGRLFRALRAAGAASMVGCALLLGAGAAQADPAPFEPPRLVPADGSTVGVAQPIIINFPGPVEDAGATENAIHVSSVPEVPGKFYWITPTQLRWRPLSFWPAHTSVTVDAAGTVSNFNTGDTLVATANDTTHQLTVTRNGTVEKTIPMSMGMASGGHQTPNGTFYVQEKMPSVVMDSSTYGVPVNSPNGYKLTVDLAVRFDDSGDFVHSAPWSVSDQGKRNVSHGCINISPANAKWFFDNFRPGDPIIVQNSTGGTYTRYDGSNDWQI, encoded by the coding sequence ATGACTGAGTGGACGAGGGGCAGGCTTTTCCGCGCTTTGCGGGCAGCCGGGGCGGCCTCCATGGTGGGTTGTGCGTTGTTATTGGGCGCCGGTGCCGCACAAGCAGATCCGGCACCGTTCGAGCCGCCGAGGCTCGTCCCCGCCGACGGCTCGACCGTCGGTGTGGCCCAGCCGATCATCATCAACTTCCCCGGGCCGGTCGAGGACGCCGGTGCCACCGAGAACGCCATCCATGTCTCGTCGGTGCCGGAAGTTCCCGGCAAGTTCTACTGGATCACCCCGACGCAACTGCGTTGGCGTCCGCTGAGCTTCTGGCCCGCCCACACCTCGGTCACCGTCGATGCCGCGGGCACCGTGTCCAACTTCAACACCGGGGACACGCTGGTGGCCACGGCCAACGACACCACCCACCAACTGACCGTCACCCGCAACGGGACGGTGGAGAAAACCATCCCGATGTCGATGGGCATGGCATCCGGCGGCCACCAGACTCCGAACGGCACCTTCTACGTTCAGGAGAAGATGCCCTCGGTGGTGATGGATTCGTCGACCTATGGCGTCCCGGTCAACTCGCCCAACGGATACAAGTTGACGGTCGATCTGGCCGTCCGGTTCGACGACAGCGGCGACTTCGTCCACAGCGCTCCGTGGTCGGTTTCCGATCAGGGCAAGCGCAACGTCAGTCACGGCTGCATCAACATCAGCCCGGCCAACGCGAAGTGGTTCTTCGACAACTTCCGCCCCGGCGATCCCATCATCGTGCAGAACTCCACCGGCGGTACCTACACCCGCTACGACGGCTCCAACGATTGGCAGATCTAG
- a CDS encoding YdcF family protein, with the protein MLVVALACAFALTAAPVTAQAAPAVAGKDFTKPAIVILGYGLKPDGSMRAILYHRTLTGLAIAQAFPQAPVIVTGGNPQNGQTEAAQMRNLLVMLGLPASRIIVEDRANSTVQNAQFSVPLAKKAGATGIIVVTSSTHQGRADQNFADAGGNVLATVSFPDGNPSVNIAQFVRDVLSPLTPIG; encoded by the coding sequence ATGCTCGTCGTCGCGCTGGCATGTGCCTTCGCGCTGACGGCCGCGCCGGTGACCGCACAGGCCGCGCCGGCAGTGGCAGGCAAGGACTTCACCAAGCCCGCCATCGTCATCCTCGGCTACGGGCTGAAGCCCGACGGCTCGATGCGGGCCATCCTGTATCACCGCACCCTGACCGGCCTCGCCATCGCGCAGGCGTTCCCACAGGCACCGGTGATCGTCACCGGTGGCAACCCGCAGAACGGTCAGACCGAGGCCGCGCAGATGCGCAATCTACTTGTCATGCTTGGTCTTCCGGCCAGCCGGATCATCGTCGAGGACCGGGCGAACAGCACCGTGCAGAACGCGCAGTTCTCCGTTCCGCTGGCCAAGAAGGCGGGCGCGACCGGCATCATCGTGGTGACCTCGTCGACGCATCAGGGCCGCGCCGACCAGAACTTCGCCGACGCCGGCGGCAATGTGCTGGCCACGGTGAGCTTCCCGGACGGCAATCCGTCGGTGAACATCGCCCAGTTCGTGCGGGATGTGCTCAGCCCATTGACACCGATCGGCTGA
- a CDS encoding group I truncated hemoglobin: MTTIYDQIGGAEALETVVDDFYRRVLADEQLSAFFAGTNMARLKGRQVEFFAAALGGPVAYSGAPMRQVHQGRGITMHHFNLVAGHLGDSLAEAGVPEILVGQIIAAIAPLADEIATARSA; the protein is encoded by the coding sequence ATGACGACCATCTATGACCAGATCGGTGGGGCCGAGGCACTCGAGACCGTCGTGGACGACTTCTACCGGCGGGTGCTGGCCGACGAGCAGCTGTCCGCCTTCTTCGCGGGAACCAACATGGCCCGGCTCAAGGGTAGGCAGGTGGAATTCTTCGCCGCCGCGTTGGGCGGACCCGTCGCGTACAGCGGTGCACCCATGCGGCAGGTCCATCAGGGCCGCGGCATCACCATGCACCATTTCAACCTCGTGGCCGGCCACCTGGGCGACAGCCTGGCCGAGGCGGGAGTGCCCGAGATCCTCGTTGGTCAGATAATCGCCGCGATCGCGCCGCTGGCCGACGAGATTGCGACCGCGCGGAGCGCGTAG
- a CDS encoding DUF692 domain-containing protein, with protein sequence MSASDRTVPALGDVGIGWRREIAGVVADLRPGFCEVIAESMPMRRRRVHPDPALAELVARGVPVIPHGVALSLGGAEPVQPKRVRRLAACVQALGAPLVSEHIAFVRAGGIEAGHLLPVPRTREALDVLAANIGRTRRELPVPLALENIASFVEWPESDLTESEFLTELVERTGVLLVLDVANVYANARNRGRDPLRELARLPVEQVAYSHVAGGRDGEDFYHDTHTERTPAEVLDLVTALRERVDTPFMLERDGRFPPAAELFDELDAIAAAAGAASITPDARKVWA encoded by the coding sequence ATGAGCGCCTCGGACCGTACCGTGCCCGCGCTGGGCGATGTGGGCATCGGGTGGCGACGCGAGATCGCCGGCGTGGTTGCCGATCTGCGGCCCGGGTTCTGCGAGGTGATCGCCGAGTCGATGCCGATGCGTCGCCGTCGAGTCCACCCGGACCCGGCACTGGCGGAACTTGTCGCCCGCGGCGTCCCGGTCATCCCGCACGGTGTCGCACTCTCGCTGGGCGGTGCAGAACCCGTGCAGCCCAAGCGGGTCCGGCGGCTGGCGGCATGCGTACAGGCGCTCGGCGCTCCGCTGGTCAGCGAGCACATCGCCTTTGTCCGGGCCGGCGGGATCGAGGCCGGGCATCTGCTGCCGGTGCCCCGCACGCGGGAGGCACTCGACGTGCTGGCCGCCAACATCGGGCGCACCCGGCGCGAACTGCCGGTGCCACTGGCACTGGAGAACATCGCGTCGTTCGTGGAGTGGCCGGAGTCAGATCTGACCGAGTCGGAGTTCCTCACCGAGTTGGTGGAGCGCACCGGTGTGCTGCTCGTGCTCGACGTGGCCAACGTGTACGCCAATGCCCGCAACCGCGGCCGCGATCCGCTGCGGGAGTTGGCGCGGTTGCCGGTCGAGCAGGTGGCCTACAGCCACGTCGCGGGCGGCCGCGATGGCGAGGATTTCTACCATGACACCCACACGGAGCGGACGCCGGCGGAGGTGTTGGACCTGGTCACCGCGCTGCGGGAGCGGGTGGACACCCCGTTCATGCTGGAGCGTGACGGCCGGTTCCCGCCCGCCGCAGAGCTTTTCGACGAGCTCGACGCGATCGCCGCGGCGGCGGGAGCCGCGTCGATCACCCCCGACGCACGAAAGGTGTGGGCATGA
- a CDS encoding oxygenase MpaB family protein: protein MTQDTSETCPVTSGSAPVAAGCPVGPGGYDAPPIPLGPESLTWKYFGDWRGMLQGPWAGSMQNMHPQLGAAVMEHSIFFQERWPRLLRSLYPIGGVVFDGDRAPQTGAEVRDYHVDIKGIDAQGRRYHALNPEVFYWAHSTFFVGTIIVAERLAGGISEADKRQLFEEHKQWYSMYGMSMRPVPETWEDFQVYWEHMCRNVLENNQAARDVLDLSELPKPPFAAKMPDWMWAVQRKYLVHPMFVWFTVGLYHPAVRELMGYTWSERDERIHRLLGKVIGKVFKLVPVRRRMHPRARSAWDRAKGRIPADAPLVHTPARNLPPIEHRDNGMHYCPKV, encoded by the coding sequence GTGACACAAGATACTTCTGAGACATGCCCCGTGACCAGCGGATCCGCTCCGGTGGCGGCAGGTTGTCCGGTGGGGCCGGGCGGGTACGACGCACCGCCGATCCCGCTCGGGCCGGAATCGCTGACCTGGAAGTACTTCGGCGATTGGCGGGGCATGCTCCAGGGGCCGTGGGCCGGATCGATGCAGAACATGCACCCGCAGCTCGGAGCGGCCGTGATGGAGCACTCGATCTTCTTCCAGGAGCGTTGGCCCCGGCTGTTGCGCTCGCTGTACCCCATCGGTGGCGTGGTGTTCGACGGAGACCGCGCGCCACAGACCGGCGCCGAGGTGCGCGACTACCACGTCGACATCAAAGGGATCGATGCTCAGGGGCGCCGCTACCACGCGTTGAATCCCGAGGTCTTCTACTGGGCGCACTCGACATTCTTCGTCGGCACGATCATCGTGGCGGAACGGCTCGCGGGCGGGATCTCCGAAGCTGACAAGCGCCAGCTGTTCGAGGAGCACAAGCAGTGGTACTCGATGTACGGGATGAGCATGCGGCCCGTGCCGGAAACCTGGGAGGACTTCCAGGTCTATTGGGAACACATGTGCCGCAACGTGTTAGAGAACAACCAGGCGGCCCGCGACGTGCTGGACCTCAGCGAGCTGCCGAAGCCGCCGTTCGCGGCGAAGATGCCCGACTGGATGTGGGCGGTGCAGCGCAAGTATCTGGTGCACCCGATGTTCGTCTGGTTCACCGTCGGCCTCTACCACCCGGCAGTGCGAGAGCTGATGGGATACACCTGGTCCGAGCGCGACGAGAGGATTCATCGATTGCTGGGCAAGGTGATCGGCAAGGTGTTCAAACTGGTGCCGGTCCGGCGGCGCATGCATCCACGGGCCCGCAGCGCATGGGACCGGGCCAAGGGACGGATCCCGGCCGACGCTCCCTTGGTGCACACGCCGGCGCGCAATCTGCCGCCGATCGAGCACCGCGACAACGGGATGCACTACTGCCCCAAGGTTTAG
- a CDS encoding MFS transporter, translating to MTSIPQLSDSAQPVAAISPRTDWRPLLACCAATFLLLAYTTVVTVSVAGIADDLGAGFAVAQWIIDVYTLVLAALVLAMGTLGDRLGHRRLFLIGLAALAAASVACALAGSGALLVGARAAQGVGGAALFATAVPLLTQCYAGRARAVSFAVWGACAGAGSTVGTIAGGAVIEFVGWRWLFVGALPVCLIALVAGFISLPRESHRGGPIDLAGTLLITTAMTGVTFAMINAGEHGWASVGTISGVLVGLGSAAAFVPSQRRAAHPVLPAGLFATRGFTAVLIAGFSYYFAAFAALPVLSRWLQTTEAMRPLQAALVLTIQLVAFIAVTLLFSARLHDAPRSWVLGGGTVLTGLACLSGAALAARPEWTTLIAALAITGIGAGIVSPVLPAVGAIATFSDRDDTAVLACESHAPSGSRCAAPSPSHPTPGRTFPHPAWSRLSSPPGASHSAAERSASPCSAPPKSHESPSYE from the coding sequence GTGACGTCCATACCCCAGCTGTCAGACTCCGCTCAGCCTGTCGCGGCCATCAGCCCACGAACCGATTGGCGTCCGCTGCTGGCGTGCTGCGCGGCGACGTTCCTGCTGCTGGCCTACACCACCGTCGTGACCGTCAGTGTGGCGGGAATCGCCGACGATCTCGGTGCCGGTTTCGCTGTCGCGCAATGGATCATCGATGTCTACACGCTCGTGCTCGCCGCCCTGGTGCTGGCCATGGGAACCCTCGGGGACCGACTGGGTCACCGGCGGCTGTTCCTGATCGGACTCGCAGCATTGGCCGCGGCCTCGGTGGCCTGCGCCCTCGCCGGTTCGGGCGCCTTGCTGGTCGGGGCCCGTGCCGCCCAGGGAGTCGGTGGGGCAGCGCTCTTCGCCACTGCCGTGCCGCTGTTGACGCAGTGCTATGCCGGTCGCGCCCGCGCGGTGTCGTTCGCGGTGTGGGGTGCCTGCGCGGGCGCCGGTAGCACCGTGGGCACCATCGCCGGCGGAGCGGTCATCGAGTTCGTGGGCTGGCGCTGGCTGTTCGTCGGGGCGCTGCCGGTGTGCCTCATCGCCTTGGTCGCCGGATTCATCTCACTCCCCCGCGAATCCCACAGAGGCGGGCCGATCGATTTGGCGGGCACATTGCTCATCACCACGGCGATGACCGGAGTCACCTTCGCGATGATCAACGCCGGAGAACACGGGTGGGCATCGGTCGGCACCATCTCGGGCGTCCTGGTGGGGCTCGGTTCGGCGGCGGCGTTCGTTCCGAGCCAGCGCCGCGCTGCGCATCCAGTGCTGCCCGCCGGCCTGTTTGCCACTCGAGGATTCACCGCCGTGCTCATCGCCGGGTTCTCCTACTACTTCGCCGCATTCGCGGCGCTGCCGGTGTTGTCCCGGTGGTTGCAGACCACCGAGGCCATGCGCCCGTTGCAGGCCGCCCTCGTCCTGACCATCCAACTCGTGGCGTTCATCGCGGTAACGCTGCTGTTCAGTGCCCGGCTGCACGATGCGCCGCGCAGCTGGGTCCTGGGCGGGGGCACGGTCCTCACCGGTCTGGCATGCCTGTCCGGTGCCGCCCTGGCAGCTCGTCCGGAGTGGACGACGCTGATCGCCGCGCTGGCGATCACCGGCATCGGCGCGGGCATCGTGTCGCCTGTGCTGCCCGCGGTCGGGGCCATCGCCACGTTCAGCGACCGCGATGACACCGCGGTCTTGGCTTGCGAGTCCCACGCCCCATCGGGATCGCGTTGTGCGGCACCCTCGCCCAGCCACCCCACCCCGGGGCGGACATTTCCACATCCGGCCTGGTCGCGGCTCTCGTCACCGCCGGGGGCGTCGCACTCTGCGGCGGAACGCTCAGCATCGCCCTGCTCCGCTCCGCCGAAGTCACATGAATCGCCGTCATACGAATAA
- a CDS encoding TIGR04222 domain-containing membrane protein, which produces MISTEYQEVTAMPIEELIDRYATAMPATAYGYLAALATTVIFAVVWRIATTPRRRAATEPISPTELAFLRSDIAPVVTALAGLRAAGRITGDRRVDHSVRSPEADRFTTQVLERVAADTQHTVPGLYAASEDDLAVLEEELSRRGLVRTRAERARMRWGTAPSIIMTAIGIAYAVYLATQLSDRPEDAVPLVAVVIATVLYGAVVLPHLLGVNRLTRAGRRLLAARQNELAYLEPAKRPAFDTYGPAAVAMSVALFGTGALWAVDAGYSTSVQLAGDSSGGSDGGGCGASCGGDGGGGGGCGGCGGCGGCGG; this is translated from the coding sequence GTGATCTCAACCGAATACCAGGAGGTGACTGCGATGCCGATCGAGGAGCTGATCGACAGGTACGCGACGGCAATGCCGGCGACGGCCTACGGATATCTGGCCGCGCTGGCCACGACCGTGATCTTCGCGGTGGTGTGGCGGATCGCGACGACGCCGCGTCGGCGTGCGGCCACCGAACCGATCAGCCCGACCGAGCTGGCGTTCCTCCGGTCCGACATCGCCCCGGTGGTGACCGCACTGGCGGGCCTGCGCGCCGCCGGGCGGATCACCGGCGACAGACGGGTGGACCACAGCGTGCGTAGCCCGGAGGCCGACCGGTTCACCACACAGGTGCTCGAACGGGTCGCCGCCGACACACAGCACACTGTGCCCGGCCTGTACGCCGCATCCGAGGATGACCTGGCCGTCTTGGAGGAGGAACTGAGCCGGCGGGGCCTGGTGCGAACCCGGGCCGAACGGGCCCGCATGCGTTGGGGCACGGCACCGTCGATCATCATGACGGCGATCGGTATCGCCTACGCCGTGTACCTGGCAACTCAGTTGTCTGATCGCCCCGAGGACGCGGTGCCCCTCGTGGCCGTGGTGATCGCCACCGTCCTGTACGGCGCAGTGGTGCTGCCACACCTGTTGGGGGTGAATCGGCTGACCCGCGCGGGCCGTCGTCTGCTGGCCGCCCGGCAGAACGAACTGGCCTACCTGGAGCCGGCGAAGCGACCCGCCTTCGACACCTACGGCCCGGCTGCGGTGGCGATGTCGGTGGCTCTGTTCGGTACCGGCGCCCTGTGGGCCGTGGACGCCGGCTACTCGACCTCGGTGCAACTGGCCGGGGACTCCTCCGGCGGATCCGACGGTGGCGGCTGCGGCGCCTCGTGTGGCGGCGACGGTGGTGGTGGCGGCGGCTGCGGTGGCTGTGGCGGGTGCGGAGGTTGCGGCGGATGA
- a CDS encoding CGNR zinc finger domain-containing protein, whose amino-acid sequence MRVNPYVEPLLQNVTDLLNRPVTTAADLEDRWTSRGMPAQSPATGEDLEQLRKFLRQWAAVVDAPTEHERVRLLNQMLSRHTAKPSITDHDGSGWHLHYRDPDAGFTATLAGATSAAAAQYLTDRGMHRIRRCALAECANAFVDFSRPGTQRYCTHNCANRDAVRRHRAKTL is encoded by the coding sequence GTGCGTGTAAACCCTTACGTCGAGCCGCTGCTGCAGAACGTGACCGACTTGCTCAACCGGCCTGTAACCACCGCCGCCGACCTGGAAGATCGGTGGACCTCACGGGGTATGCCCGCGCAAAGTCCGGCCACCGGCGAGGATCTGGAACAACTGCGAAAGTTCCTGCGCCAGTGGGCGGCTGTCGTCGATGCGCCAACCGAGCACGAAAGGGTTCGGCTGCTCAACCAGATGCTGTCCCGGCACACGGCCAAACCGTCGATCACCGACCACGACGGTAGTGGCTGGCATCTGCACTACCGCGACCCCGACGCCGGGTTCACCGCCACTCTGGCCGGTGCGACCAGCGCCGCCGCCGCGCAGTACCTCACCGACCGGGGCATGCACAGGATTCGCCGGTGCGCGTTGGCCGAATGTGCCAACGCCTTCGTCGATTTCAGCCGGCCCGGGACCCAGAGATACTGCACCCACAACTGCGCCAACCGCGACGCCGTCCGGCGGCACCGCGCCAAAACGCTGTGA
- a CDS encoding polymorphic toxin-type HINT domain-containing protein, which yields MRWLAVLCAVAVTVGGLHLIAPAPSRQADQVMRTVSAAQGFAEAAVGAFTESAVGSDLKVSPERRRAGLPDQPVAGLTSQTAAGPVQIVLPGGLGAAEHTPGGQVVYPNAGAGFDMLAENTATGIRTVARIGDPAGPRMVTTFVRTPADTVMLAHTNGYLTINRATPAAETIGMFSPAETRDATGKLVPSSYVVKQLAPQLYVLAEVIDPRPDTMWPVYVDPPLHLGGAGGAPLPQGFLDSFTDTVSSLADTGMSMAKTAASATVSGAKAVGGFVKENPLESAMLVGGVALAVTGVGGPAGAAMIASATVNISSAAVDIAAAALPDNQALGIASDVLGAASMVTPQGAAKKVVKEGAELAVEQLAKHADDVVDVAKTAPTPPAQLADQVAAAGTAKPPVTPGVSPKSPNAPPAAKPAEIPCAGQSFTPDTQVLLADGTSRSISQLGVGDLVWSTDPFSGRSGPQTVQAVLVNHDTDLLDLAITNTAGVSAVINTTSGHPFYSPTRLHNTASALAATTTPTQAYGPGWTDAQDLQPGDALYTPNGVVAQVEMTTPVAGDADMWDLTIETTHTFYVTTPAAPVLVHNCPAGPDLPVPDAAKPKPDTTGKDIAPKTKDQVTADRVSKSPDGNLRCENPHCAQRVYRQEGKTVRGDKIPPNRAQFDHDTQPKSQGGTGGRNGEDTKILCARCNGPAGKSDKSPEEWAAVQEDVGRDSRRIIQQYVRQHGEPPDGVIHSPNLRPQAAARNDRAQETASATGKSRDSGKKKDGKKKADKKKKKDKKKKKNKKSKKHHNKPK from the coding sequence GTGCGCTGGCTGGCGGTGCTGTGCGCGGTGGCGGTCACCGTCGGCGGCCTGCACCTGATCGCACCGGCACCGTCGCGGCAGGCCGATCAGGTGATGCGGACGGTGTCAGCGGCGCAGGGGTTCGCCGAGGCCGCGGTCGGCGCGTTCACCGAATCGGCGGTCGGCTCGGATCTGAAAGTGTCGCCCGAGCGGCGCCGCGCGGGTTTACCTGATCAGCCGGTGGCCGGCCTGACCTCGCAGACAGCGGCCGGTCCGGTGCAGATCGTGCTGCCGGGTGGTTTGGGAGCTGCCGAGCACACTCCGGGTGGACAGGTCGTGTATCCGAATGCCGGTGCCGGCTTCGACATGTTGGCTGAGAACACCGCCACCGGCATCCGCACGGTGGCCCGGATCGGTGATCCGGCCGGGCCGCGGATGGTGACCACCTTCGTGCGGACTCCGGCCGACACCGTGATGTTGGCCCACACCAACGGCTATCTGACCATCAATCGGGCGACCCCAGCCGCCGAAACGATCGGCATGTTCTCTCCGGCCGAAACCCGCGACGCCACCGGGAAACTCGTCCCGAGTTCGTATGTGGTCAAGCAGCTGGCCCCGCAGCTGTATGTGTTGGCCGAGGTCATCGACCCCCGCCCCGACACCATGTGGCCGGTCTATGTCGATCCGCCGCTGCACCTGGGTGGTGCCGGCGGCGCACCGCTGCCCCAAGGATTCCTTGACTCGTTTACCGATACCGTCAGCTCACTGGCTGACACCGGGATGTCGATGGCCAAGACCGCCGCCTCGGCCACCGTCTCGGGGGCGAAAGCCGTGGGCGGGTTCGTCAAGGAGAACCCGCTGGAATCGGCCATGCTGGTGGGCGGTGTCGCGTTGGCGGTGACCGGTGTCGGTGGCCCGGCAGGTGCGGCCATGATCGCCTCGGCCACCGTCAACATCTCCAGTGCCGCCGTGGACATCGCCGCGGCCGCACTGCCCGACAACCAAGCCCTCGGTATCGCCTCGGACGTGCTGGGCGCCGCATCGATGGTCACCCCGCAGGGCGCGGCCAAAAAGGTCGTCAAGGAAGGCGCCGAGCTGGCCGTCGAACAACTGGCCAAGCACGCCGACGATGTCGTGGACGTCGCCAAGACCGCACCCACCCCACCCGCCCAGTTGGCCGATCAAGTAGCAGCTGCCGGCACCGCGAAACCGCCAGTGACACCAGGGGTTTCGCCAAAATCGCCCAATGCCCCGCCCGCGGCCAAGCCCGCTGAGATCCCGTGTGCGGGGCAGTCGTTCACCCCGGACACGCAGGTACTGCTCGCCGATGGGACCAGTCGATCCATCAGCCAACTCGGCGTCGGTGACCTGGTGTGGTCCACCGACCCCTTCTCGGGTCGGTCCGGACCGCAGACTGTGCAGGCGGTGCTGGTCAACCACGACACCGACCTGCTCGACCTGGCCATCACCAACACTGCCGGTGTTTCTGCGGTCATCAACACCACCAGCGGCCACCCGTTCTACAGCCCCACCCGCCTCCACAACACGGCCAGTGCTCTCGCGGCCACCACGACACCCACCCAGGCGTATGGGCCCGGCTGGACCGATGCCCAAGACCTCCAGCCCGGCGACGCCCTCTACACACCCAACGGTGTTGTCGCACAGGTCGAGATGACCACCCCGGTGGCCGGTGACGCTGACATGTGGGACCTCACCATCGAGACCACCCACACCTTCTACGTCACCACCCCAGCCGCCCCAGTCCTGGTCCACAACTGCCCAGCCGGCCCCGACCTTCCGGTTCCCGACGCCGCTAAGCCAAAACCCGATACCACCGGCAAGGACATCGCGCCGAAAACCAAGGACCAGGTCACCGCCGACCGGGTATCCAAGAGCCCCGACGGTAACCTGCGCTGCGAAAATCCGCACTGCGCCCAACGGGTCTACCGCCAGGAAGGCAAGACAGTACGGGGAGACAAGATTCCGCCGAACCGTGCTCAGTTCGACCACGACACCCAACCGAAATCGCAGGGCGGCACCGGCGGTAGGAACGGTGAAGACACCAAGATTCTCTGTGCTCGATGCAACGGCCCCGCCGGCAAGAGCGACAAATCGCCCGAAGAATGGGCAGCCGTCCAAGAAGATGTCGGCCGAGACTCGAGAAGGATAATTCAGCAGTACGTCCGACAGCACGGTGAGCCGCCGGACGGTGTGATCCACTCACCCAATCTTCGTCCGCAAGCCGCAGCACGTAACGACCGAGCCCAAGAGACGGCGTCGGCCACCGGCAAATCCCGTGACAGTGGAAAAAAGAAGGACGGCAAGAAAAAGGCTGACAAGAAAAAGAAGAAAGACAAAAAGAAGAAGAAAAACAAAAAAAGCAAAAAGCACCATAACAAACCGAAGTAG